The following is a genomic window from Nicotiana tabacum cultivar K326 chromosome 3, ASM71507v2, whole genome shotgun sequence.
ATAAGTGATATGGAAGTCCTTATCCAAAATGAGAGAATAATCACAGCATCTCATAATGCAATGTCAATTAATATATCCAGCCCAACTGATGTTCTTCTTAACTCATTAGCTTAATCCTCCAATATCGTATTTGAAAATTTTAACATAACCTACACCATGTCTTTCTTGTTGTCTTTGCTTTTAACTTCCATTATAAGCAGTAAGTATAATTACATCAGATTTTGTGATAAATAAGGGTGTGGATGCCAAGATAGGTCGATTGGTACAATAAAATGAGTAGTCTAGTGTCATCAAAATATTGTTAACGATAAAATATAAACAGTGGGATGACTCATGGTATCTAAGCATCACAACTGTCATAACTCATAACACATGACATTCCAACATTTTCTAAGAATTTAGACTTGATTCAAGAGGTTTTTACTTGAAACAAAATGTTTCTCGAGTTAACTTTGATGAAATAttatccaaaaagaatgacacatttctcttttggaaattatttatCTTAGCATCCCATTTTACCCGTAATGACAAGCCTAGTTGGGACCCACTTGATATAGAAGTTTATTCTTTTATAAGGAGAGACAAAATGAAAAGACATGTGAAACACTCACCACTACTCAATTAAAAGTTGATACTTTGCATATATCTGGCTTACATGTCAAAGGTTTTTTTGTTTCTTAAATCCAGTCTGGTCATATAAAATGGGTCGGAAGAAGTAATAGTTTTTGTACTGAAACTCATAATTAAAAGGTTAGTCGCAAACTAACTAAAGCATTTTGGTGTTGTAGCAGTATAATACTGAGATCATAATCATTTACTGCTAAAAAAACTTACTGAGATCATAAACATAAATTCTTTTAATATTCTTACCAATGGTCGTCTAATTTCAGAAGAAGAGAGCCCTAGAAGTCTTCTTAAAGCttctttattttctaatttcCCCTCTCTGTCACTGGCACTGTACTGGACCTTAAGAAAATTATCAGAAGCAGGATTCCAAGCATCAGTATCAATTCCATTCAGAATTCCGACAAATTTCTTAGAGTGGGAGTTAATTGTTGCATGAAGTCCTTTTCCTCCCTGTACATCATAAATGAAAATTGACTGAGAGGCAGAAATTCATCAAGCAAGGTGTAAAGTGATGATtgtaaaaaaagaggaaaaggatTGTCTAAACATGATAACAGATTGTCAAAGTGTCCTCAGTACCTTCTTGGTACTAGCTTCAATCAAATAACATTATCTTATATAAAAGTGTTGCCAAAGTAACTTTTTTTCTCACCTAGTAGGAGGATGGGATTAGTTACTTGAACCATGCACAAGTAATTTATATCATCACCTTGCTAATTGGATCATTCTACACTCCCAACGATCATCATGTATCATATGAATAAAGCTTAGAAATCAAATACATGTGCAATCAATTTTTGAAGAGAACTTGGTACTTCCGCCAAACCACCTTTGGACTTTTCAGATCTCGAATAAGCTTTTGATCTAGTCAAATATCAGGTCTACCACGAATTAAGTTTCAAGGTCTTCTATAGTTTTGGTCAAAAGTAGAAATACCATCTTGAAAATATATGGGCCATATGGCTAACATAAATCAAATGAAGACTCAAAAGACATGATTATTGGGATCTATAAAATCAAGGATGTCACCAGTCAATTGTTTATAGAAGACATTTAGATTTTCAAACCAATTCTTGAAGTCAACAGGGGAATATTCAGCCTCTTTAAGACCAGAAagacaaggaaagaatgaagaaggaAACGACGAGATATATTTTGAGACTCTTTGGCAAcaacagattttttttttttttttatcttgtgAAGAAGTTTGGCAGCAAGAGGTCAGTTGAGGCCCTGCAGAGACTACGGTTCAAAAGTCCCATTTAAGTTGCATTCCAAACAAAACCTATCGTGTCTCACTAGAGAAACCTTTTACCTAAGTATAAGATTAAAAAAATGACTGCATGCTGCATGAAGACAGAAGGTGAGAGAAGGTGCCTAAGGAAATGAAATTCATACCTGAGCAGTCCGGACCTCTTGAGCATAAGTTGGTGAAACTGTGGTAACAATGTTAGAAAACACAATTGCACCctgcaacaagaaagaacaaCATACTGCATATTAAAAATGTTGACATGGAGGGAATGGAGCCACCAAAATCAATTAGAACAACTTATCATCATAAATCTTGCTACCTTCACGGAATTTATTCTATCATTTGCTGAATTGTCCTGCATCCTGTCTGGTCTGTTCAAGTGATAAGCATCAAGACCACAAGATGTTAATTCTGATGCTGGTGCAGTCCCTTGATACTCAAAATTATGGCATGTAAAGCAAATCCTCGCTGAGTCCAATCCTTTTGGCACATACAGATCCCAATAAAGTGGTGCCTTCATGAAATAATAGAATCCTAAATGTATGAAAAACAGGAGCTAAAAGGTAAAGAGAAATTGGAATCCATCTTACAACAAAAGCTGTTTGCCAATCATGGCAATGAATTATATCTGGTTTCTTTTCAGCATGAAGTAGTAACTCAAGTGCTACCCTGCTAAAGAATGAAAATCGTTTGAAATCATCGTGCTCCCCATAAAGTTGTCCTCTCCCAAAGAATTTACCAGGATGCTGAGGCTCAATGAAATAGACAGGAAGGCCTGAAAATAAAAGCGACTGAATATGATATCGCCAAGCCTACACGCAAAAGATGTAACAAAGAAATGGACCCTTTTGGACCGTAAATATTCTCGACCTTCAACAGTGCCCGTCCAGATCTTATTTTTGTATAACCGACCATCAAAGTATGACTCAACAACCACATCTAAGGCCTGTAGAAACATAACCATTTACGTGATTTAAAATCATAATACAACCTGGTCTACTAAGACTACTAAGATGATGATTGGAATGTCAACTTTCAAGCATACCTTCATGTCTTTAATTGACTCATACTGCATACAATCATATTTAGGAAGAACAATTTCCACAAGGTGTCCTTTCTTCTGCAGAGCCTTGCCAAGGCCTGTCACCACATCCCCTAGACCACCTACCTAAGAGACAATTAAGAACtcctttcaaataaatttatACATTTCAAATGCCACCAATACAATTGGTGCTTAGTTTTGAGGATATAATTATACAGTTGTTGCTTAATTAACCAAGCAATGTCCTTGAAAGCTTATTATACTTAAATAGGACGAATAATATGTTAGTATCATACAACAGAATGTTCATCTTTCAGAGGGCATAACAGAGAAcagaaaacaaataaaagaaaaacccAAGATCCCAAGAGGAGAAATACTGGTTGCATGACTAGCTATCATATGCAGCCTATTTTGCTACACTTGTACTGAAAAAACATTTTTTTGAGAAAAAGGTAAGTATACACTTGTACCAAACAAACATTAGCACCAGCCACCAGGAAAAGTCCACAATGCACAGATGAAGAGAACATAACTTTTTACAGATTAGGTGCATATGTGATTCTGGCCTAACCTTTAGTTATCTGGAATTACGATAAAAAGATGATCTATAACCAATTCACAATAATTGCCTTCATCTTTAAAACCAGGAgctattatttaattaatttttagagACTTGTTCCctttcaccccccccccccccgcgtaCATCGATGTAAGGAGACAATTACATCGTCCTAAATACAGAACACACAATCCAACAATCCATTCTGAAGAAATTGTTAAACAAATAAATATAGCTTAAGATTCATTTTCTTCATCAAATAGAGGACTAAAATCCACAGAGAGGAGCCGTTATACCTTTGCAACTGGCGCCATCTCTGCTGCAATATGGATGATATGCAGTCCCGGACTATTGATTGACCAGAAAAGAAACTGCAAGTTATATCCTTAAACTAGGAATATTCTGTTGCGAATTACTAATACCAGACATACCGTGTTGACGATGACGTAAATTTAAGAAATGTCGCTATAATTTCACGTTCATTCTTTTCCTTGCATGACATATATGCATCACAGATACGTCCGTCTTTCTTCCAGACCAGTTCTCTTAACAACTTTGCGTCATcctttgtgattttcttttccaTAGACCAACCGTCAATCATCAACAACAACTGACTCCAAAATTCCCAAGGCATATCATTTACAGGTTCATCTAGAGCTTtatttttagtttcctctttcaAATTATCGAGTGTATCTTGAAACTCCTTGACAGAATCCTGATAGAGCTGGACATAAGATTGTATCTCTTCATCAGACCTCTGAAGACGTTCATCAAGAAGTTTCATCTTTTGCTGCATTAGTTCATTATACTGCTGCAACTTTTCAGATGAAAGCTTATAGATACTAGCCTCTTCAAGAGATTCTTCAAGCCTATCAACCTTTTCTCGTAGCTCTTGGTTTTGTTGTAGCACTGATATTGCTTGATCTGCTTGTTTAGTTGCCTTAGCTAGCAATGTTTGCAAgtgttccactttttcatataaattttTGCACTCATATTTCAAGGCAGAGAGCTCTGAAACATCTTCCTGAGATGCAGCTAGTTTAGATCCCAACTCACTTAAAGAAGATTCAAGAACTGATCGTTCTTTCTCTAGCATTAAAATGCGTTCATCTGTTTCCTTGACATTAGTAAGCTCTGACTTCAACGCTTGAAGATCCTCtttcaataatatattttctttccttaaggaaTCAAGTTCCTCGCTCAGTGACTTAACAGAATCATTATCTGAAAGAGGAACTGAATTATTCACATGAAGCACATTTTCTTCACTGCTTCTGCTGCTAGACAATTCatttttcaacttttccaactggTCTTCTAGAAGTTCCACATGTATTTTTTCTTGGGCGGCAACTCTGAGCCGTGCTTCAGTTTCTGCCAGCTTCATTTCTAAAATGTTGATCTCTCCATGCAAATCCTCTTTCTCTCCAATTTGAAGATCTTCTAATGCACGAATACGAGCTTCATTGAGTAGATGAATATCTACATATGTTATTCAGAAGGTAATGAAGTTACACAAcaattcttttgattttgatgaaTTCACACAAACTTTCCAGGGGAGAAAACCATGAAATAGCAAACAGAGTGAACTTGAAGATGGAAAACCAGAATTGTCTTACTCTTTTCTGCATTTCTTATCATGCCAATCAAATCCTGAAGATGAACACTTGAAGGTTGTCCCTCCTCATTTGAGTCGACAGACTGTTTCAATCACAAGGTATTCAATTTATGATCCCAAGAAAATGCACCATTAGGATGAATTGAACAAAAGAGACAAAACGAAAAGATATTACTGATTAAAGAGTAGATATGAACAAGCATCTTTTCAACTTCTATGTTAGCGAGGAACAAAATGACAGAGTCCGGTGGAGCTTAGTTCTGAGGATGTATGACATGCATCAAACCTCTGTTGATGCTAGCTTTCTGCTCCGGCCACGACAATAAATTGGATCATATGTGATGCAAACTAAGTTGTTAGGTCCATATACACTGATGATAGATCAGGTTTCATACTTATGTAAATGGTACAGTAGAGGTCATAGGTCGGTAGAAAATGTAAGGGAAGTATTCATCGATTGCAAAAGACAAGAATCAAAGAGAGGTCCAAGAAAATTAACTCTCCTGCATTAAATATATTGATGGGCAGGAAATCTCAGGGGCCAATATGCTCAGCAGAAAGAAATGCAGCATGAAGGTCTGGAAGGCGCATTCAGCTTTCTTTGGTTTATAATTTCAGGAATTTTTTTAGCATACTAGTTAAACCATTTAAAGAACTCCATTTCTCTTACAGTATTTGTAGGTGTACAGAAGCTATAGCTCTGGTGTATATGAAGTCATgtaaattttgaaattaattatgaTAACATAAGAACTCTCTTTTTATAATGGAAGCACCCACCTTGGCACATAGTTCATACTTCATATATTGAGAAAGATCCATCAAAAAGGCACAAGGTACAGCAATTTAGTTCAAATGCTGAAAGGCGCTTAGTTATTTGTCAATGGCCAAAATAAAGGTACGCTCTCCTCAAGGCACTCTTTGCGGCAT
Proteins encoded in this region:
- the LOC107807888 gene encoding putative starch synthase 4, chloroplastic/amyloplastic, translated to MEMKLSNCLPSQKWCGGGAPFVRQVNVRFYPPPSQRLLPLPASGKMRHRNFSLQNKRQQTKKINIERPDADLQSSDAVDSNTKNMSKQNLSSSNQEISIKENVDTLTEAESSEEISYLSVDSNEEGQPSSVHLQDLIGMIRNAEKNIHLLNEARIRALEDLQIGEKEDLHGEINILEMKLAETEARLRVAAQEKIHVELLEDQLEKLKNELSSSRSSEENVLHVNNSVPLSDNDSVKSLSEELDSLRKENILLKEDLQALKSELTNVKETDERILMLEKERSVLESSLSELGSKLAASQEDVSELSALKYECKNLYEKVEHLQTLLAKATKQADQAISVLQQNQELREKVDRLEESLEEASIYKLSSEKLQQYNELMQQKMKLLDERLQRSDEEIQSYVQLYQDSVKEFQDTLDNLKEETKNKALDEPVNDMPWEFWSQLLLMIDGWSMEKKITKDDAKLLRELVWKKDGRICDAYMSCKEKNEREIIATFLKFTSSSTRPGLHIIHIAAEMAPVAKVGGLGDVVTGLGKALQKKGHLVEIVLPKYDCMQYESIKDMKALDVVVESYFDGRLYKNKIWTGTVEGLPVYFIEPQHPGKFFGRGQLYGEHDDFKRFSFFSRVALELLLHAEKKPDIIHCHDWQTAFVAPLYWDLYVPKGLDSARICFTCHNFEYQGTAPASELTSCGLDAYHLNRPDRMQDNSANDRINSVKGAIVFSNIVTTVSPTYAQEVRTAQGGKGLHATINSHSKKFVGILNGIDTDAWNPASDNFLKVQYSASDREGKLENKEALRRLLGLSSSEIRRPLVGCITRLVPQKGVHLIRHAIYRTLELGGQFVLLGSSPVPHIQREFEDIRNHFQNHEHARLVLKYDEALSHLIYAASDMLIIPSIFEPCGLTQMIAMRYGSIPIARKTGGLNDSVFDVDDDTIPDQFRNGFTFVTADEQGFNNALERAFNYYMNKAETWKELVQKDMSIDFSWDSSASQYEELYNRAVLRARTASRS